A single Lolium perenne isolate Kyuss_39 chromosome 6, Kyuss_2.0, whole genome shotgun sequence DNA region contains:
- the LOC139829678 gene encoding protodermal factor 1-like → MGGKVLLISAVLVGLVSLSSCRSLGELNEHKTYSSAPHYGGSPTPTHGSGGGYKPTPMPTPTYGTTPTPTYSATPTPSYGTTPSTPSTPSHDPPEIPKKHEIIGSCDYWKGHPDTIIAAIGSLGNIGQTFGAACIVIVGKKLGNLHDALSNTRADGIGVLIREGAAAYLNSIVNKKFPFTTQQVKDCILVAVTSDGAASAQAGVFKKANESHYKF, encoded by the exons ATGGGTGGCAAGGTGCTTCTGATCAGTGCTGTCTTGGTGGGTCTTGTTTCACTGAGCTCATGCAGGAGCCTGGGGGAGTTGAATGAACACAAGACCTACTCTTCTGCGCCCCACT ATGGGGGCTCCCCAACTCCCACACATGGGTCAGGAGGAGGCTATAAACCAACACCAATGCCGACGCCAACTTACGGCACTACACCGACGCCAACTTACAGCGCTACACCAACACCATCTTATGGAACTACACCGAGCACCCCAAGTACACCTTCCCATGATCCCCCTGAAATTCCCAAAAAGCATGAAATCATTGGATCCTGCGA CTACTGGAAGGGCCACCCAGATACCATAATTGCAGCTATTGGCTCGCTGGGCAACATCGGCCAGACATTTGGTGCTGCATGCATTGTGATCGTTGGCAAGAAGCTGGGAAATCTGCATGAtgcactctcaaacacaagagctgATGGCATTGGTGTCCTGATACGTGAGGGAGCGGCTGCATACCTCAACTCCATTGTGAACAAGAAATTTCCTTTTACCACCCAGCAGGTGAAGGACTGCATCCTCGTTGCCGTGACCTCTGATGGTGCTGCTTCTGCCCAGGCTGGGGTCTTCAAGAAGGCAAATGAATCCCACTACAAGTTTTAG
- the LOC127307870 gene encoding protodermal factor 1, which translates to MGGKVLLISVVLVGLVSLSSCRSLGGLDERKTYSSAPHYGGSPTPTYGSGGGYKPTPTPTPTYDATPTPTYGATPTPTYGATPSTPSTPSHDVPTIPKKHGHTGSCDYWKGHPDAIVAAIGSLGNIGQTFGAACSMIVGKKLENLHDALSNTRTDGIGALIREGAAAYLNSIVNKKFPFTTQQVKDCIVVAVISEGAASAQAGVFKKANDSHYKF; encoded by the exons ATGGGTGGCAAGGTTCTTCTGATCAGTGTTGTTTTGGTGGGGCTTGTTTCACTGAGCTCATGCAGGAGCCTGGGGGGATTGGATGAGCGCAAGACCTACTCCTCTGCGCCCCACT ATGGGGGCTCCCCAACTCCCACATATGGGTCAGGAGGAGGCTAcaaaccaacaccaacaccgacgCCAACTTACGACGCTACACCGACGCCAACTTACGGCGCTACACCGACACCAACTTACGGCGCTACACCGAGCACCCCAAGTACACCTTCCCATGATGTCCCTACAATTCCAAAGAAGCATGGACACACTGGATCCTGCGA CTACTGGAAGGGCCACCCAGATGCTATAGTTGCAGCTATCGGGTCGCTTGGCAACATTGGCCAGACATTTGGCGCTGCATGCAGCATGATTGTTGGCAAGAAGCTAGAAAATCTGCACGATGCACTGTCAAACACAAGAACTGATGGTATCGGTGCCCTGATACGTGAAGGAGCAGCAGCATACCTCAACTCCATTGTCAACAAGAAATTCCCTTTTACCACCCAGCAGGTGAAGGACTGCATCGTCGTTGCGGTGATCTCTGAAGGTGCTGCTTCTGCCCAGGCTGGGGTCTTCAAGAAGGCCAATGATTCCCACTACAAGTTTTAG
- the LOC127307869 gene encoding uncharacterized protein, with amino-acid sequence MHNLLARIPQPRRPVVLVASSCALILLATALLLPRAPPAPPLTTAAAIRLDPRVERKNGNAVLWQLPPGPDRPRAAVFVAPGCTIRATDFFDASPGCPRCAGLPEERRFTREALRRGYAVLAVSSRAQCWSLDADASGELAAVDSIIKWWVNDQHPDDLRGLPLVAIGASSGGYFVSALAARVRFSSVAIMIAEGVFAAMREIPAGYPPALFVHMPKDAERAQMVAASVAQLRSKRVDVREIQCDAFAVSGEFLAARIPGLTRTVADGIVDVLRHKSFLDDKGFLKKDGRSTPWKKAAEEAKVLPAGFSLESHVTEELNVAYAYHEFTSLKNAEIFEWFESHMHRKV; translated from the coding sequence ATGCACAACCTCCTCGCCAGGATCCCGCAACCGCGCAGGCCCGTCGTCCTGGTCGCCTCCTCCTGCGCGCTGATCCTCCTCGCCAccgccctcctcctcccgcgcgcCCCTCCCGCCCCGCCGCTCACCACGGCCGCCGCCATCCGCCTGGACCCGCGCGTCGAGCGCAAGAATGGCAACGCGGTGCTGTGGCAGCTCCCGCCTGGCCCAGACCGTCCCCGCGCCGCCGTGTTCGTCGCCCCCGGGTGCAccatccgcgccaccgacttcttcGACGCCTCCCCGGGCTGCCCGCGCTGCGCGGGGCTCCCCGAGGAGCGCCGCTTCACGCGCGAGGCGCTCCGCCGCGGCTACGCCGTCCTCGCCGTGTCCAGCCGCGCCCAGTGCTGGTCCCTAGACGCCGACGCATCCGGCGAGCTCGCCGCCGTCGACTCCATCATCAAATGGTGGGTCAACGACCAGCACCCCGATGACCTCCGCGGCCTCCCGCTCGTCGCCATCGGCGCGTCGTCGGGCGGGTACTTCGTGTCCGCGCTGGCCGCCAGGGTCAGGTTCAGCAGCGTGGCCATCATGATCGCCGAGGGCGTGTTCGCCGCCATGCGCGAGATCCCGGCCGGGTACCCGCCGGCGCTGTTCGTGCACATGCCCAAGGACGCCGAGAGGGCGCAGATGGTGGCGGCGAGCGTAGCCCAGCTGAGGTCAAAGCGCGTAGACGTGCGGGAGATCCAGTGCGATGCCTTCGCCGTGAGTGGGGAGTTCCTGGCCGCGAGGATTCCGGGGTTGACTCGCACCGTCGCCGACGGGATCGTGGACGTGCTTCGCCACAAGTCGTTCCTGGATGACAAGGGGTTTCTGAAGAAAGATGGGAGGAGCACGCCGTGGAAGAAGGCAGCAGAGGAGGCCAAGGTCTTGCCGGCGGGGTTCTCGCTGGAGAGCCATGTCACGGAGGAGCTGAATGTTGCGTATGCGTACCATGAGTTTACCAGCCTGAAGAATGCAGAGATCTTCGAATGGTTCGAGTCCCATATGCATCGCAAGGTTTGA